The Deltaproteobacteria bacterium genome segment GATCACCCGCTTCGCCGCCCGCAGCTTCCCGTGCGGGATCGCCGGCGAGGTACGCGGCTTTCGCGCCGAGGACTGGGTGGACCCGCGCGAGCGCGACCGCATGGACCTCTTCATCCTCTACGCCATCGCGGCGGCGACCCAGGCGGTGCGCGATGCGCGGCTCGAGGTGAGCGAGGAGATCGCCGATCGGGTCGGGGTCGTGATCGGCGTCGGCATCGGCGGGCTCCCGGGCATCGAGCAGAACCACGACGCACTCACCGCGGGCGGGGCGCGGAAGGTCTCGCCGTACTTCATCCCGGCCGTGATCGGGAACCTGGCCCCGGGGCAGATCGCGATTCGCCTGGGCGCGCGCGGCGTCAACATGACGATCACCACGGCTTGCGCCTCGGGCGCGCACGCGATCGGCGAAGCGTTCGAGATGATCCGGAGCGGCCGCCAGGACGTCGTCGTGGCCGGCGGGGCGGAGGCGGCGATCACGCCCACGGCGGTCGCGGGGTTCGCCGTGATGCGCGCGCTCGCCCGCTGGGAGGGGCCGCCGGAGGGGGCGTCGCGGCCATTCGACGCGCGCCGTTCGGGGTTCGTCCTCGGCGAGGGCGCGGGCGTCCTCGTCCTCGAGGCGGAGGAGGTCGCGCGGCGCCGGGGCGCGCCG includes the following:
- the fabF gene encoding beta-ketoacyl-ACP synthase II is translated as MRRRVVVTGLGMVTPLGVGVPANWEAVQAGRSGIGAITRFAARSFPCGIAGEVRGFRAEDWVDPRERDRMDLFILYAIAAATQAVRDARLEVSEEIADRVGVVIGVGIGGLPGIEQNHDALTAGGARKVSPYFIPAVIGNLAPGQIAIRLGARGVNMTITTACASGAHAIGEAFEMIRSGRQDVVVAGGAEAAITPTAVAGFAVMRALARWEGPPEGASRPFDARRSGFVLGEGAGVLVLEAEEVARRRGAPVQAEVLGYGASADAHHITQPPPDGSGAQRAIRAALAAAGIEPSAVQHVNAHGTSTKQGDVAETRALHAVFGAHAPRLAVSATKSMTGHLLGAAGAVEAIYTVLALRKQTVPPTINLDEPDPECDLDYVPHHARRASLEIALSNSFGFGGTNAALVFGAAA